TTAATAGCTGGTGTCTTACgtaagaaaaacaaaatagcaGACAAGAAGTAATAATCGTCATTTTACCGCCATATTTGAGTTGTTAATTGACATTACTTTCCACTGTGCACGTCTTGTTTTACACTTCATTAATCAGTGCTTTAATTGCGTAACTGTTCAAACTATTTACATGCAGTATTTATCAGAACCAGGAATCAATGCTAAAAGACAATTTTGTATGAACATAGATAAATCCGACTTCGAATTATTAACTTCAGTTCAGATGACTTGGCGATTCTTTTACATAAGTAAACATCTCAAAAGAGACATGAGAACTGGTAGAcaattacaaattaaattttaattgataCAGGCTACTTTTCCTACACCCGTCTGAAACGAGTTACTTTTAACATGTAAAATGTCATTGCTTAATTCTCTCGAGGTATACACATGACTAAGAATCAAGTAGATTATAAGAAGTCATGAATTTAGTACAACAAAACGTACGAAATATGCCACTCAATGAAAGTACTGCAACACTTCCATTGAAGTTAATGAGGAACAAACTGTGAGAGCTCATATCTTTGTAGAAAATTCCCAAAATAATCTGAAATTAACAGCATTCATGTTTAAAGGACATTGaataattttaaagaatattgAATCGATTTGTCGCTCCCATATTTTGTACGAGGGAAAAGTTAGCTTCATATGCAATCAATTATGCCATCAGATTCACGACTTCATCATTTTAGATGTTATATGCATTTTTAACCAGGCCACGTTCAATTTTTACACTTTCTCAACGTTTGTGCATAGTGTAACTGTTGAACATTTGACCAACATAACTGATGTACTTTTGAATACATGAATGATTAAAGATAAAagttgttctcgtcctgaacatacatgaaatatttgccactggttgTTAAGCAACAAACGttacaatcaataaatcaaattaaaaagaataaaagacaCATATTGAAGACTAATCGATAgttcgttttattttattttcagttaaaaGTTGGGATGCTAAACTTTTGTTTTTTGGTTGTACACCATAACGAAAGCTCCTTGATATAAGTGTACATTAAATTATAATCGTGTTAGACGTATACGCAGCCGAAAGCGCTCAAATCCGTAATTTATATAGTGTGTGCTTAAAAGACTGATAAAAGCAAAGCGATGAAATTAAAGTAGTTCTGTATAATACTTTTTGTATATTATACTGGACATTAATTTGTGCATACCACATATGTCCCTTTGTCAGGGCTTCTGTTGCCcctttttaatttaacaaaatgcatttaaaagcTTTGAATTTGGGTCCAAAAATTTAAGATCATATATTGAACCATACAAATCTCGACCTATAGTTGTAACTTCTACGTCAATTTGTATCTTGTGAAGAATGGATTTTTCACATTGGCATTCATATCAAATCTTCTTATTTCTCTACATATGCATATTTCAGTTTATTGTTTGAAACACGACATTTCCCTAAAAGCGAAACGAAAAATAGCATTATTTATGTTTTGCATCGCATTAAACGGTTATTGTATAGTGAATAGTGAATAAACGAATGAATGTAATTCGCTCGAAAATATATATTGCAAGCTCGTGGAATAAACAtatctactcgggacaatatttaTAACTATTCATGCGATAACCCTGTATCATGGTATTTGTTTTTGTACGGACGTTTGAATAATACATGATacatttgttgtattatttttttttgatttatttgaactcttatatatatGATAGCAGTGTTAGTAAAACAATATCTTTTACATGCtataaaaaataagttaattGTTCTACCGAGAGTGTGATTTGTAATTAAATCTGTACTTGCTTACACGACTTGGGGAAACCCCCTTCACTGCTAATCTGTCACGATATCAAACATATTAAAATAGTATTAACTGAaaagattaaacaaaaaaataataccaCATTCGCATTAAGTCGTTCCATATCATATTGGTTAATTCTGTCTATCCCATgggtgaaatatatatatatataaaggtgacgTTCTCGAAATGCCTTTTTGgaaatataataatttattcaGGGCGTGAATCACGTGTTTTGAAGTGCGTGCGATAACTTTATCAGTAAGAACGTTAAATGTCAGATGTTTCAGTAAGATCGACACTTATTTCAGTGCATACGATATATTTCAGGGCGTATGACACCTATTTCAGAACGATTGTCACCCATTTTGGTGCGTATGACACTTATTTCAGTGCGTACGACATCTTTCTCAGTATGTACGACCCCAATATATATCAGAGTTAATATATACGACACGGGTTTAAGTGCGTACGGCAACCTTTTCAGTGCGTATGCTAACTGTTTCTGTGCGTCTGACATGTTTTTCATTGTGAATGGCACCTTTTTCAGTGCATATGTCACATATTGTAACTGCAATTTACACATGTTTCAGCGTGTATGACTGTATTtcagtgttgtttattctttagtgttATGTGTTATTTGTCTTTTAATCATTTGTCTATTTAAAAAAGTGTATTTATTTTCCATTCTTGCCTCTTGGTATCTGCGTACTATTCTTATGTCACTACAGAATAACACTTATATGTAACAACGTGTTAATCGTGCACAATAGCGCGTCGCATGCATCAAACGACAATTGATAAATTAAACAAttctaaaaactaaaaaaataagtaGAGTATCATGGCGATCTTTTATTTAAcatgaaaaaatgcaaaatacaGGACAACGAATGGCAATAGTATGTTATagttaatatgttttattttgtgtgttttttttaatattaattgtttaactcacatttattttgatttttttccagatATTCCGGGGCACAGAATGAATTTACCAACAACCTTTCTGACCATTTCATGTTTAATTGTAAGAACATTCGCCAATGGAACAGGTAAGGCtgctttgtatttttatttacatatttataataATGGTTGTGTATATTCTAACATTTGACCGGTAAATAACATCAAGTAAAATTCTTAAAGGCAAAGGACCGTACAATTTCTgatttacattatttacattgATATGTTTTGTAGGCatgtattatataaattattagtTATCTTACGCTGGTAATGTGAATAATAGCGCAAAAAGCCTAAATCGCGGCAAATTTTACCCATAAAAGTATCTGAATATGACATAAAAACAGATTACAAAACATCTTTAATTTATTTCTCATGTGATTTTGTTGAGATTTTTGAGTTACAAATCAACGACTTAGCTATGAAGTCAAAGGTCGACTTCGTGACGTGACTTCATGTCATGGAAGTACAAATTGTTGAGTATAATAGATTGAAGAGGAAAATATTGCACACAAAAGTCAAACATAGTCAATAGAAGCTATGGTTTTTGATCTATTGATATCTTGAGTAGAAATAACTGAACCAAGAGACTAAATATATTCTGCTTTACAAACAAAATTCAGcgtattagttttttttttggagtTTCCACAAGATCactattgataattttttatggTGAAAGTAAAACTTCCTCATATATTTAGTTATGACATCAGTTCAAGCTGACAAGTTCAACCCCCGAATCAATTttgacaagaaaacaaatatgtaagatCACGTGTTTTTGTTACGTTTTCCTTACTGTTCACGCAGTCTGTCAGAAGAATTTATATGGGAGTGAGAAACTTAAAGGACATACAGAGAAGAGCCGTAGCCGCTGAGATCGTCTCACTCTAGAGGAAGTAgggttttactttaaaaaaaaaatgagaatggacATTGGGAACATTTATCTAATTTATAAACCTGCATGTACATATGTTGTGTACAGACACAGAACACTGGTTAATGAAAATAGTTGCTGTTGGCTTATTCAACATTCTTCTGTACGTGTGTAAGCTTTAAGATCAAAATACAAATCATATGTTTTGTTCAAGCACATTAAAACACTTTGTCATACAAATAGTACAAATAGTGTATCCGTATTTTAGTAATTTTAGTAAAGAGTATTATAGTCACTTAATGCGATATAAAGTTATAGACGATAATTTGAAATCACAATTTGATCTTTATAGATGGCAAAGATATACATTTTCCAAGATTAAATTTTGACTAATTTTTGATTTAGCGATCCCTAAAATGTTTTTAGCCTGCTTTAATTACTTATTACAGGGTTTGAAATCAGAACGGAAACTTCGTATTTCTCAACTATTTATATTACAGCAAATTATACGACTCCTGTTAAGCATTTAAGATTGCCAATgtttacatgtttttatttttcggTTGCGCAATAAGAGGCATATCACGTCAACCCTTTACAGTAGAAATTGAAAAAAGACAGAATTGACTCATACAATGCAATCACGCTATCTTACGttgacataataggtaaaattacAATGCAATCACGCTATCTTACGttgacataataggtaaaattacAGAACTACAATAATAGTTTCCGGGGTTTTATTGGAGACTTATTAGTATCTGTTATGTCCTGCGATTTTATTTAGTAAAACTATCTTGATCACACTTCGCACAATATCGGCGtaagatttatattttagaatcGCCCTCTGTTTTGCGTTTAATAAGTCTATTTTCAGTAGTTGCATTAGATGTGAAAACATATGCGCCATTTTGTCGATTCATTTAACGGAAGTATATCGAAGAATGTATCCGATGAATTAACCTTCCGCGCGGCAAATAATCTTACATTTCCGGTACTTAGACGGCGTCAttaatattgaatgttgaaaggCCATCTAAATGGAGGATATTTAAAACATACAGTTTTGTTTAGCAGTACTTTACTAGTGTTAAAATCCCTGCTTGTATTTAAGTCTTTTCAAATTGTCCCCTTTGTTTGGATTATCACGCTGATTTATGTTTTAACGTCTTTTAAACAGAACTCAAAACCTGGTGGTAAAATTCAAAACACAGGTATTCGTGCAATTATTCCATAAAATGAAAGTTCACATTACTGTTGATGAAATAAAGATAGAACAATGAGAACTGTATTGATGAAAATCACATTTAATTGTAAATGTCCTGTTCGTGTTATTTGTAAATATACTGATATTTGAAAACAACCTATTTGTTGGATAAATAACATAATATTCATACGTGAATATTTAGTAACACTTTTTTACATGTAATCACAGGATCATTGCTCACTTTTTGAACAATAtactattttcataaattttattcaGTCAATACACACAAAATATTTAGACCAGTGTTTGCGCGTTCACACAATTAGTATATAAAGTTCAGCagttcaaagcattttgcaaTTTGAAGCTGTTAAATGAAATTTAAGTTGGTTATAGTATTTCTAATTTTGTATCATTTCTTTTTGCATTGACAGGATTTGAACAAAGCGAAAGCGAAGATGCAGATCTTGCGCATACAATAAGGATGCGTGCTTCGCATATACCACGGTTTGTTGGTAAACGGACAATGGGCGAGGACGAAGTTGAAAAGTTACTTATAAAACAACAAGAAGAAAATGATGAccaagaaaatgaacaaaaattctTAATAGATTTGCTCAAAAGTTATGATGAAAGTTTGTCTGAATCGCAACACCTTTCAGGAGATTTTAATACACAGACTGATGCAGAGTCAAATTCAGAATTATCGCCATTTGAAAGAGAAGCAAAATGGGCTCCGAGATTTGTTGGCAAACGGCGGTCGCCTATGTTTGTTGGCAGACGGCGAGCACCTTTATTTATTGGAAAGCGCTACGCACCAAGATTTGTTGGCAAGCGAGGAGCACCAATGTTTGTAGGAAGGAGAGGATCCCCTATGTTTGTTGGACGGCGCGATTCCCCGTTGTTTGTTGGTAAAAGAGAAAATGCTCGACCAGCTGATACTAGTTATTATGTTGGAGGAAAAAGGTCAGTTAATGCAGCAAGCGAATACGAGCAAAATAGCGCTAGTTTAAACAGTTTAAATTTCGATATGCTTAACAATGATATAAAGAACAAAAGGGAAAGGGAACGGCTTTATTTACCTCaggaaaatcaaattttaaatgatCATCCCATGTTTTCTGATTTTTCAAAACGATTTGTTGTACCAGAATTTGTAGGGAAAAGGGAAGGCAACAGTTTGCCCAATATTCTTTCACAGAAGCGCTTTGACACTCCGTTTTTTGTTGGGCGGCGGCGCAGCGCTGATTTTGCATTAGATGATTTAAATCCAGGTTTAAGCTATGTAGTACCTACAATGCAACGAGAATTAATAAGTAATGAGAATGGCAGGACGTAAGTGCGATGTTGTTTTGGTGGTCACAATTAATCCTTATGTCATATTAGAGTATAAACGTACGCATGCGCGATTCTTGTAAAACGTTTTCGAGTTCTCAAAAATATTTCTGCTGAAGCAAATCACTATATGTGTTTATGAAAAGATAAAGTCAAATAACTCGAATACGTTTTACAAGATACAGTATATGCACAAACAGTCAGCAATTACCTCTGCGGTTTCCGGGCGCACACGCACAAGTATTGGGAAAGTATTATATAATAGCATGCGCATGGCTATATAGGATTTAATATTGCAGGGCAAGTGTGCTATATCTATAATATACTGTATgtaatgtaatatatattatatatttataatcacCGACAATTCTTTGTTTGCATTTTATTTTCTGAACCAATGAAATATTTTCTAACACTTTAATGATCTTTAATCTATTTTAACTTATTATCTTTGTAGATTTCCCCCCTGGTTTTAttaaactgaaatttaaaaatgacTTTAGACAGTATCAACCATCCGTTCTGCATCCTCCCTGTCCGATCATCATCAATAACTTATGACAAATATAaaagtaatgtaaaaaaaattataatactcAATAAAATCGTTAAAGATGAAAAGCAAAAACTCAAATATTTACTTATAAGGATGAAAACCCgaatatttcatgttttaattttgagTGTTAAAATGATCGAAGTGCCGCAgataaaattgatatttgattttttttttcttaaatcaaattttgaacaaattataGAAAAGCAACTTATGATCACTTATGCATGAAATCACTCAATACTTGACAATGTATAACGTGGCAGGAATGTAAAAGTTTCATTACACAAGAAAGCAGTTTTTACAAGCTGCATCAAACATTCACTAAATTGTAGTTTTACGCCGATTAATTTAGTCTTAATATCTGAACTGTTCGCAGGATGCAAAAAACCCGTATAGTGGAATAGTTTTGAATTTGAGCATGTCCCACTATATacagttttttttacaaagaattgTCCaagtttgttgttgtatatcataaCCATTGTGTTTGTTTGTCAGGTTCACATTTATTGTCGAGGGAAGTATATATGTTAATCTTAATAACTTAAATATCTTTgacttaatataattatttctttatGCCTAGTTATTTGTTCAGATCAATATCGAccaaatttatttgttaaattttatattttgcagCAGAACATAGTTTTATTTTCCATAgcatttttaaaacttaaacgAATCGTGAAGAATTAAGATATAATACAATGCATTTCGTTTTACTTACCTACCTCAATCAATTATTATAATCATATTCTTCATTTTGTAGATGATCTAGGCGATTCTGACGCCGTAGACCGAGCTCTCCAAATTTCTGCTAATCTCCTCACCACACCCGATAATGACTCGCCTCCGTTAGACATTCCATATCTTTCTAGTGTCAAGTATCTGGAAAATGGCAGACTACCAAGTATTCAATCCTTAGCTTTTACGGATCCCGGTCAGGACGATGAAaaagaagaattaaaaaaatatttagagtTTTTagggaaaaaagacaaaaaatatgcCGAGTTTATTGGTAAAAGAATGAGCTGGAAACCCTTTCAAAGTAGCGTCAGTCAAAAGCGCGGTATGGAATTCATTGGAAAAAGAAACATGGAGTTCTTAGGAAAGCGCAATACTATTCCTGTAGATAAACGATACATGGAATTTCTTGGGAAACGTGCAATGGAATTTTTGGGTAAACGCACAATGGAATTTCTCGGTAAACGTTACGCTTCTTACAGATATGGAAAATTACAACAAAGACGCCGCGGAGATTGGATTGGCTAAATATTCATCGTTTGTTTACTAAACGTTTTAAGTAGCTAAATATGGGTCCGGTTATATCCGAAAGTTCTAGATATTAATGCTTTTGTAAATATTTCCCATCAAATCATAACTCATTATGcattcacattttattttaatgttctttttGCGTTGTATCGTGTACATACATAGTTTGTTAATAATGTTTCGGGTGCGAAGAGTGAGAATAAAAGCTAAAtttggatatttgatttttaataatgCCTTAAGACTcccattttatatattcattatttatgTATCAGCAGTTCTAAGAACTTTGAGCTAGCTTTCAGCATTTGGGAGCATTCTTTgatacattttattattattttacaagaTAGGATGTAATTGTTACAATATGTAATTTTGATTGTGAGGTTTTTTCCTATGTTACTCTTATTATTCCTTTGATTGAGGTTAACATGGAAAGTATTGAAATGAAGAATGAAAAGAAGCTATCATGATCtaactaaatattttttatggCTGTGTTGGACGTTAAAATTTCAATAAAGGATGCAACTATAACTCACgaaattgaaaagaaactttggTTGATAACacaactttacgacaaaagagatgatttcccCGCCCCATCTGTGAATGTTCAGAGCCTGCATACGTAaaatatatctctcaattgatacttTATTCCAGAGCGTGCATACCTattatatatctctcaattgatacttTATTTCAGAGCTTGCAGTTCCTATCATGATTtgcttgataaagggttgctggtTACAAGGAATTTTAGAAACCAATAGTTCAGTGGGGAAATTAAAATCAATccttcgaaaattttacggaagatcatgagttggttgaccattaaaTGATAATAATTGAAAGATGACGACGGATGTGTTTCAACTGTCGTAACCACAATCCTGTCCTGCTATCCTcgaatgtgacctaacgaattGACTTATCACTGGTCTTGTAAAATTTACATTATCAGCAAGACTGTTGCCATATGAGCaagatctgattacccttccgtcAATCCTGATATTCTTTGTTTTaacggggttcgtgttgctctgtctttGGTTTTTAAAGTTGTGTTTTAGATACTGtcttaggtagcaataaacagttaggaaacatgttaaaatttgcccttataaataTTACTAtaccccttttcattgctttcttgcaatattaagcttactgtttgtgtcatatatgtgcatatgtatgtcatcagaatcttccatagattttataacaataaaatggtaaaatatgatttcttttaggtgtatccatggcaacaatcagcatttatttgttataaaatattgcataaaggggggaaaagatgtcacatatctCCCCAAAATTTGGCCAAAAGCAGGATTTCAATTGCTTGAAGTCacaccttttctgaaactgtttacatatatctttcaATAAATCCAATGCAAATCAAATGTCTTTCATctcaattttttgtaaaattgcgtcaaaaacttcgtgtagaaaaaaactgtttgtaaaaatttcattaatttctggaccaatggccggtctagctatgaaaatccggagagtcaaacagaaaacagcccataaaatatgtataaaataatcttgatgttcttctaaaccatctttgaaggctaaattagtactcagctgtctaaaaatgaattttattacacaataacttttatatttgaaaaatcccctaactgtgtattgctaccttatgtcTGTTGATCGTTTTTCGTCCatagccatgacattgtcagtttgtttttgacctACCTTTCTTCTCACTTTTGTGTTCCAAAAAACTACTTTTACCCTACTACATGTTCACATAGTCTTAGAGTTTtcgtgtattttgttttaatgtgttAGGTAGTTAGGGAATTTGATATTATCTTTGGTCTCTGTAAAATTTATCCAGACTTTCTCAGATTAAGGAGGTGATTGACATATAGTATGGGCTGAATGTTCACCTCTAGATGTCTTCTGTTTTTGTGTCGCTGAGAAGTAGTCTATCAGCCTCAATGCCCGATATGTATAATTACCGCATTTTATATCTTTGAATTCTGTTTTCAATAAACAGAACTTCTAAATGGTGACGACAGCAGAACATTTAGGATTCAAATGTGCAATCACATGCGATTTTGATGACCCTAGATGTTCTTTTAGT
This sequence is a window from Mytilus edulis chromosome 1, xbMytEdul2.2, whole genome shotgun sequence. Protein-coding genes within it:
- the LOC139506302 gene encoding uncharacterized protein, yielding MNLPTTFLTISCLIVRTFANGTGFEQSESEDADLAHTIRMRASHIPRFVGKRTMGEDEVEKLLIKQQEENDDQENEQKFLIDLLKSYDESLSESQHLSGDFNTQTDAESNSELSPFEREAKWAPRFVGKRRSPMFVGRRRAPLFIGKRYAPRFVGKRGAPMFVGRRGSPMFVGRRDSPLFVGKRENARPADTSYYVGGKRSVNAASEYEQNSASLNSLNFDMLNNDIKNKRERERLYLPQENQILNDHPMFSDFSKRFVVPEFVGKREGNSLPNILSQKRFDTPFFVGRRRSADFALDDLNPGLSYVVPTMQRELISNENGRTFTFIVEGNDLGDSDAVDRALQISANLLTTPDNDSPPLDIPYLSSVKYLENGRLPSIQSLAFTDPGQDDEKEELKKYLEFLGKKDKKYAEFIGKRMSWKPFQSSVSQKRGMEFIGKRNMEFLGKRNTIPVDKRYMEFLGKRAMEFLGKRTMEFLGKRYASYRYGKLQQRRRGDWIG